The following proteins are encoded in a genomic region of Entelurus aequoreus isolate RoL-2023_Sb linkage group LG01, RoL_Eaeq_v1.1, whole genome shotgun sequence:
- the LOC133654931 gene encoding uncharacterized protein LOC133654931: MFYCFTVWKEHRDFLRFLWFEDNDFTKPVTEYRMTVHVFGNSPSPAVAIYGLRRAAEEGEREHGTDAKQFIMRNFYVDDGLASFSNAEETITVLSNAREMLAESSIRLHKIASNSNTFPPEDLAKGFKDLDLTSDPLPLQRSLGLRWDLQTDSFSFCVSDKEKPFTRRGILSVVNSLYDPLGFVAPVTVQGKALVRDVSPEEYDWDTPLPEDKATQWNDWKDSLKELMQLQIQRTYISVSLLATVYREICVFSDASTMAISAVAYLRAIDTEGHSHVRFTMGKSKLAPRPAHTVPRLELCSAVLAVEIAETIMDDIDVEIHKVKFYTDSKIVLGYIHNASRNFYVYVANRVTRIRRSSTPEQWHYIKTKLNPADHGSRSVSAALLPDTNWLTGPAFLRNPEVDEVPQPEAFNLLYPETDVEVRPQVSTNATKATIGLIGSHRFERFSSWKSLTRAIAKLVQKARVFWKTSDGIQRKDELRQARLVILKTTQQDVYKEEMKSLAKGEELSRHSPLKSLDPIFDDEGLLRVGGRNSAADMTWEEKHPIILPKDNHISIYLVGTILPRASGPSRQTLH, from the coding sequence ATGTTTTACTGTTTCACAGTCTGGAAAGAACACCGTGACTTTCTAAGATTCTTGTGGTTCGAAGACAACGACTTCACAAAACCAGTGACTGAATACCGAATGACGGTGCATGTGTTCGGTAACAGCCCTTCGCCAGCTGTGGCCATTTATGGCTTGAGAAGGGCAGCTGAAGAGGGAGAGAGAGAACATGGTACAGATGCCAAGCAGTTCATAATGAGGAACTTCTATGTAGATGATGGGCTTGCATCATTCTCCAATGCTGAGGAAACCATCACCGTACTGTCAAATGCAAGGGAGATGTTGGCAGAGTCAAGCATCAGGCTACATAAGATAGCATCTAACAGCAACACTTTCCCCCCAGAAGACCTTGCCAAAGGCTTTAAGGATCTCGACCTGACATCTGATCCACTACCACTCCAACGCAGTTTAGGCCTCAGATGGGACCTTCAAACAGACAGTTTCTCCTTCTGTGTGTCTGACAAAGAAAAGCCATTTACAAGAAGGGGAATCCTTTCAGTGGTCAACAGTCTCTATGATCCCTTGGGGTTCGTGGCACCTGTCACAGTTCAGGGCAAGGCTCTCGTGAGAGATGTCTCCCCAGAAGAGTATGATTGGGACACTCCGCTGCCAGAAGACAAAGCAACCCAGTGGAATGACTGGAAAGATTCCCTGAAGGAACTTATGCAGCTCCAGATCCAGAGAACCTACATCTCTGTTTCTCTGCTCGCCACAGTATACAGAGAGATTTGTGTGTTCTCAGATGCATCAACTATGGCTATATCAGCTGTAGCATACCTCAGGGCAATCGATACAGAAGGACACAGCCATGTCAGGTTTACCATGGGGAAATCCAAGCTGGCTCCACGTCCTGCTCACACTGTCCCTCGTTTGGAATTGTGTTCAGCCGTCTTGGCAGTGGAAATTGCAGAGACGATAATGGATGACATCGATGTAGAGATTCACAAAGTCAAGTTCTACACAGACAGCAAGATCGTACTGGGCTACATACATAATGCGTCCAGAAACTTCTATGTCTACGTGGCAAACAGAGTGACAAGAATAAGAAGGTCCTCTACCCCAGAGCAATGGCACTACATCAAAACCAAACTTAATCCTGCAGATCACGGATCTAGGTCTGTGTCAGCGGCTCTCCTACCAGATACCAACTGGCTGACAGGTCCAGCTTTTCTAAGAAATCCAGAAGTAGATGAAGTTCCACAGCCAGAGGCATTTAACCTTCTGTATCCTGAGACTGATGTAGAAGTTCGCCCTCAAGTTTCAACCAATGCTACGAAAGCCACAATTGGACTTATTGGCTCTCACCGGTTTGAAAGATTCTCCAGCTGGAAATCTCTTACTCGAGCAATAGCCAAGCTTGTCCAAAAGGCTAGAGTCTTCTGGAAAACTTCAGACGGTATCCAGAGAAAGGATGAACTCCGTCAAGCAAGACTGGTCATATTGAAAACAACACAACAAGATGTGTACAAAGAGGAAATGAAAAGCCTAGCAAAGGGTGAAGAGTTGTCTCGACACAGTCCGCTCAAGAGTTTGGATCCCATCTTTGACGATGAAGGATTGCTGAGAGTCGGAGGTCGGAATTCAGCAGCAGACATGACCTGGGAAGAAAAGCATCCGATCATTCTTCCAAAAGACAATCACATATCTATCTACCTTGTTGGTACGATACTACCACGAGCAAGTGGCCCATCAAGGCAGACACTTCACTGA